One Serinus canaria isolate serCan28SL12 chromosome Z, serCan2020, whole genome shotgun sequence DNA window includes the following coding sequences:
- the GHR gene encoding LOW QUALITY PROTEIN: growth hormone receptor (The sequence of the model RefSeq protein was modified relative to this genomic sequence to represent the inferred CDS: inserted 1 base in 1 codon) encodes MDLRHLLFTLALICANDSLSADDDRLQWPQISKCRSPEMETFSCFWTAGNFYNLTVPRILQLLYKKSNEEDWKECPDYITSGQNSCYFNASYTSVWTPYCVQLASKNEVYDKKCFSVDEIVLPDPPVHLNWTLLNTSQTGIHGDIQVRWDPPPTADVRKGWITLEYELQYKEVNETKWKELKPRLSTMVPLYSLKTARDYEIRIRSRQRTSENXGEFSEILYVSFSQIGIGCDHCTEEVEFPWFLVVVFGVCGLAVTMISIMLSKQPRLKMLIFPPVPVPKIKGIDPDLLKKGKLDEVNSILACHDNYKTQLYSDDLWVEFIELDIEDPDEKNRASDTDRLLSEDHLKSHSSLGVKDDDSGRASCCEPDIPETDFSASDTCDATSDSDPFKKATEKEEDLLCLDRQDNDESLPSLANTDLQRQHRNTQSENSHLWAPFGDRPSVHTQISNQNSLASTDFYAQVSDITPAGRVVLSPGQKSKLGRAQREACTEQNFTMDNTYFCEADVKKCIAVTSQEENEPRVQEQGYSEDGYFTTESLTTTVANLGASTAAPPSSEMPVADYTSIHIVQSPQGLVLNATALPVPDKEFNVSCGYVSTDQLNKIMP; translated from the exons acCGCTTGCAGTGGCCACAAATCAGCAAATGCAGATCACCTGAAATGGAgacattttcatgtttttggACTGCTGGAAATTTTTATAACCTCACTGTTCCAAGAATACTACAGCTGTTGTACAAGAAGAG TAATGAGGAAGACTGGAAAGAATGCCCTGATTATATCACTTCAGGACAAAATAGCTGTTACTTCAATGCATCCTACACCTCTGTGTGGACACCATATTGTGTTCAACTTGCCAGTAAAAATGAAGTATATgataaaaaatgtttcagtgttGATGAAATAG TACTACCTGATCCCCCTGTCCACCTTAACTGGACTCTGCTAAATACTAGTCAGACTGGGATCCATGGGGATATCCAGGTAAGATGGGATCCACCGCCAACAGCAGATGTTCGGAAGGGATGGATTACTCTGGAATATGAATTGCAGTACAAAGAAGTTAATGAGACAAAATGGAAGGAG TTAAAACCCAGGCTCTCAACAATGGTTCCACTTTACTCTCTGAAGACAGCAAGAGATTATGAGATACGAATCCGATCAAGACAACGAACTTCTGAAA TTGGGGAGTTCAGTGAAATCCTCTATGTATCATTTTCTCAAATAGGCATTGGATGTGACCACTGTACAGAAG aAGTTGAGTTTCCATGGTTCTTAGTTGTTGTCTTTGGAGTGTGTGGGCTGGCTGTAACAATGATCTCAATCATGCTGTCTAAACAACCAAG gttaaaaatgcttatttttcctcctgtgccagTACCAAAGATTAAAGGGATTGACCCAGATCTTTTGAAG AAAGGAAAGCTAGATGAAGTGAATTCCATCTTAGCCTGCCATGACAACTACAAGACACAGCTATATAGTGATGACTTGTGGGTTGAGTTTATTGAGTTGGACATAGAAGACCCTGATGAAAAGAACAGAGCCTCAGACACTGACAGGCTCCTGAGTGAAGATCATCTGAAATCTCACAGCTCCTTGGGAGTGAAGGATGATGATTCTGGACGGGCCAGTTGTTGTGAACCAGATATTCCAGAGACAGACTTCAGCGCAAGCGACACATGTGATGCCACCTCTGATAGTGATCCGTTCAAAAAGGCTACTGAGAAAGAAGAAGATCTCTTGTGCCTTGACAGACAAGATAATGATGAGTCACTTCCAAGCCTTGCCAACACAGACCTGCAACGCCAGCATAGGAATACTCAGTCTGAAAACAGCCACCTGTGGGCACCCTTTGGAGACCGTCCGTCAGTCCATACCCAGATAAGCAACCAGAATTCACTGGCAAGTACTGACTTTTATGCTCAAGTGAGTGATATTACTCCAGCGGGCAGGGTTGTACTTTCACCAGGGCAGAAATCCAAGTTGGGGAGAGCACAGCGTGAAGCCTGCACAGAACAAAACTTCACCATGGACAACACCTATTTCTGTGAGGCAGATGTGAAAAAGTGCATTGCTGTGACTTCCCAGGAAGAGAATGAGCCACGTGTTCAGGAACAAGGCTACAGTGAAGACGGTTACTTCACCACAGAGAGCCTTACCACTACTGTTGCCAATCTCGGAGCTTCAacagcagcacccccaagtTCAGAGATGCCTGTCGCAGACTATACGTCGATCCACATCGTTCAGTCTCCACAAGGCCTTGTGCTCAATGCCACGGCGCTGCCGGTGCCAGACAAGGAATTCAACGTGTCTTGTGGCTATGTGAGCACAGACCAGCTGAATAAAATCATGccatag